One genomic window of Nakamurella panacisegetis includes the following:
- the argH gene encoding argininosuccinate lyase has product MSNQAPVALWGGRFSDGPSPEMAALSKSTQFDWRLAQYDISGSRAHARVLHNAGLLTETELDGMLSALTQLAADVADGTFGPTEADEDVHTALERGLLDRAGTELGGKLRAGRSRNDQVATLYRLYLRDGARRVVGLLLDLQEAFLTQADAHPGAAMPGRTHFQHAQPVLLAHHLAAHAQAIVRDIDRIRDWDRRASVSPYGSGALAGSSLGLDPEAVAKELGLDVASANSIDGTASRDFAAELAFCLAMVGVNLSRWAEEVIIFTTAEFGYARLHDAFATGSSIMPQKKNPDIAELTRGKSGRLIGNLTGLLATLKGLPLAYNRDLQEDKEPLIDSIEQLEVLLPALTGLTATLTFDLPRLESMAGAGFSLATDIAEWLVKQGVPFRVAHEAAGECVSLAESSDRELDQLTDDEFAAINPALTPEVRSVLTVAGSLASRDGIGGTAPIRVAEQLDGLRALIAADREWAGRR; this is encoded by the coding sequence GTGAGCAACCAAGCACCCGTCGCCCTCTGGGGCGGACGGTTCTCCGACGGCCCCTCACCCGAGATGGCCGCCCTGTCCAAGTCGACCCAGTTCGACTGGCGGCTGGCCCAGTACGACATCTCGGGATCGAGGGCCCACGCCCGGGTGCTGCACAACGCCGGGCTGCTGACCGAGACCGAGCTGGACGGCATGCTGTCCGCGCTGACCCAGCTGGCCGCCGACGTCGCCGACGGGACGTTCGGCCCGACCGAGGCCGACGAGGACGTGCACACCGCACTCGAGCGCGGGCTGCTGGACCGAGCCGGCACCGAACTGGGCGGCAAACTCCGCGCCGGGCGGTCCCGCAACGACCAGGTGGCCACCCTGTACCGGCTCTACCTGCGGGACGGCGCCCGCCGCGTGGTCGGGCTGCTGCTCGACCTGCAGGAAGCGTTCCTGACCCAGGCCGACGCGCACCCCGGCGCGGCGATGCCCGGCCGGACCCACTTCCAGCACGCCCAGCCGGTGCTGCTGGCCCATCACCTGGCCGCGCACGCCCAGGCCATCGTCCGGGACATCGACCGAATCCGGGACTGGGACCGCCGGGCGTCCGTCTCGCCCTACGGCTCCGGCGCACTGGCCGGGTCGTCGCTCGGGCTCGACCCGGAAGCGGTGGCCAAGGAACTGGGTCTGGATGTGGCCTCGGCCAACTCGATCGACGGCACCGCGTCCCGCGACTTCGCCGCCGAGCTGGCGTTCTGTCTGGCCATGGTCGGGGTGAACCTCTCCCGCTGGGCGGAGGAGGTCATCATCTTCACCACCGCGGAGTTCGGCTACGCCCGCCTGCACGACGCCTTCGCCACCGGGTCGTCGATCATGCCGCAGAAGAAGAACCCGGACATCGCCGAACTCACCCGCGGCAAGTCGGGCCGGCTGATCGGCAACCTCACCGGCCTGCTGGCCACCCTCAAGGGACTTCCGCTGGCCTACAACCGGGATCTGCAGGAGGACAAGGAGCCGCTGATCGACTCGATCGAGCAGCTGGAGGTGCTGCTGCCGGCCCTGACCGGGCTCACGGCCACCCTGACCTTCGACCTGCCCCGGCTGGAGTCGATGGCCGGGGCCGGATTCTCGCTGGCCACCGACATCGCCGAATGGCTCGTCAAGCAGGGCGTGCCGTTCCGGGTCGCGCACGAAGCAGCGGGGGAGTGCGTCTCTCTCGCCGAGTCCTCCGACCGCGAACTGGACCAGCTGACCGACGACGAGTTTGCCGCCATCAACCCGGCCCTGACCCCGGAGGTCCGCAGCGTGCTGACCGTCGCCGGGTCGCTGGCCTCCCGGGACGGCATCGGCGGCACCGCCCCGATCCGGGTGGCCGAGCAACTGGACGGCCTGCGCGCCCTCATCGCCGCCGACCGGGAATGGGCCGGACGGCGCTGA
- a CDS encoding alkaline phosphatase family protein, which produces MSSSPASDRPGVPSLGASPVVPTYGPDCLGAVLPGVAAALGAPIALPAVPLPTAERVCVVLVDGLGHHLLHQNATDAPFLASMAGTVLRAGTPSTTATSVASFGTGRPPGQHGLVGYQVMDPDRGELLNELRWDPAVDPARWQPHPTVFEHLTAAGIGCTAIGNPEFDGSGLTQAALRGPQFVGVGGLHQRVDVAVRALAAPGLVYLYWGQIDAAGHQHGVTSRNWLRALREADEALARLARQLPSGTLLLITADHGMIDVPHEFRVDLATRPDLQPGIRVLAGEARFAQAYCEPGAAAEVARRLSDAFGELAWVRTRDEAIADHWFGPVDDRVVGRIGDVVVAGREPFVFVDSRTTAPHELKLIGQHGSLTDAEQLVPLLEYIA; this is translated from the coding sequence GTGAGCAGCAGCCCCGCCTCCGACCGCCCTGGCGTGCCCTCGCTCGGAGCGTCGCCGGTGGTTCCGACCTACGGCCCGGACTGCTTGGGCGCCGTCCTGCCCGGCGTGGCCGCCGCGCTGGGCGCGCCGATCGCGCTTCCTGCGGTGCCGCTGCCGACCGCGGAACGTGTCTGCGTCGTCCTGGTCGACGGCCTCGGACATCACCTCCTGCACCAGAACGCCACCGATGCGCCGTTCCTGGCCTCGATGGCGGGCACCGTGCTGCGGGCGGGCACACCCAGCACCACCGCCACGTCGGTCGCCTCCTTCGGCACCGGTCGGCCGCCCGGACAGCACGGCCTGGTCGGCTACCAGGTGATGGACCCCGACCGCGGCGAGCTGCTGAACGAACTGCGCTGGGACCCGGCCGTCGACCCGGCCCGGTGGCAGCCGCACCCGACCGTTTTCGAGCACCTCACCGCGGCCGGGATCGGCTGCACCGCGATCGGCAATCCGGAGTTCGACGGATCCGGGCTCACCCAGGCCGCCCTGCGCGGGCCGCAGTTCGTGGGAGTCGGCGGTCTGCACCAGCGCGTCGATGTGGCGGTGCGGGCGTTGGCCGCGCCGGGACTGGTCTACCTGTACTGGGGGCAGATCGACGCGGCCGGCCACCAGCACGGCGTCACCAGCCGCAACTGGCTGCGCGCGCTTCGAGAGGCCGACGAGGCGTTGGCCCGGTTGGCCCGGCAGTTGCCGTCGGGCACTCTTCTGTTGATCACGGCCGACCACGGCATGATCGACGTTCCCCACGAGTTCCGGGTCGACCTCGCCACTCGGCCGGACCTGCAGCCGGGGATCAGGGTCCTCGCCGGCGAGGCCCGCTTCGCGCAGGCCTACTGCGAGCCGGGTGCCGCGGCCGAGGTGGCCCGCCGACTGAGCGACGCCTTCGGCGAACTGGCCTGGGTACGGACCCGCGACGAGGCGATCGCGGACCACTGGTTCGGCCCGGTCGACGACCGGGTGGTCGGGCGGATCGGGGATGTGGTCGTGGCCGGTCGGGAACCGTTCGTGTTCGTCGATTCTCGGACCACCGCGCCGCACGAACTCAAGCTCATCGGTCAGCACGGATCGCTCACCGACGCCGAGCAGCTGGTACCGCTGCTGGAGTACATCGCCTGA
- a CDS encoding RCC1 domain-containing protein, whose translation MRAVVRVLITVLSLLAAGAVTAPAAVGAAPTAQQARGAVSAAPVVAGAAVSVTPARIADSRSGLQIPGALPAAGTAPVQVTGRGAIPADGVAAVLATVTVVDPQQAGYLTVWRSGSTRPGTSNLNFRAGQTIANMVLVRVGAVGGIEVFNGSSGSVQVVVDVTGYTRSGTPTASGAVVPVPPTRIVDSRVGRQLAGPVPALAAKDVQIGGRGGIPPAVAGVVATVTVVNPQRAGYLTVWPSNSPRPKASNVNFQAGENIALLVIVPVSAGSALRVFNGSAGTVGVIIDVAGYLVPGNPTAAGTLLSATPSRIADSRILLQFARPAAARDTVAVTVTGPGSVAASVALTVTVVAPQASGYLTVWPSGTSRPAASTLNFRAGRNIAATVVVPIGPDGKVQLFNGSNSTVHLVVDTNGYTLARATPSNGRVWAWGAGFNGLLGNGSTADKLVPGPVFGLGDVTAVTAGFTTVYALRGDGTVWTWGPAVGTGITADTSVPEQVPGLSGIAAVAGGFDTGYAVREDGTVWAWGAGSAGQLGNGGTADSAVPVRVSGLTDVTAVAAGGVNTAYALRGDGTVWAWGSGGLGQLGNARTADSAVPVRVSGLTHVTAVAGGWFNGYAVESDGTVWAWGSGSSGALGNGRTAVALVPVKVTGLSNVTALAAGFATGYAVRGDGTVWAWGAGTDGALGNGSTASTLVPVQVSGLRDATAVAAVGGTALLATGNNAYALRGNGTVMAWGAGGQLGNGGTGGSRVPVPVSALTTATRIAAGPFDGFAVTR comes from the coding sequence ATGAGGGCCGTTGTCCGGGTGCTGATCACCGTCCTGTCCTTGCTGGCTGCCGGTGCGGTCACCGCTCCGGCAGCGGTCGGGGCGGCGCCGACGGCGCAGCAGGCGCGCGGGGCGGTGTCGGCGGCGCCGGTCGTTGCGGGTGCCGCGGTGTCGGTGACCCCGGCGCGGATCGCCGACTCCCGCAGCGGGCTGCAGATCCCGGGTGCACTGCCGGCGGCGGGGACGGCCCCGGTGCAGGTGACCGGGCGCGGCGCAATCCCCGCCGACGGGGTGGCCGCGGTGCTGGCCACGGTGACGGTGGTGGATCCGCAGCAGGCGGGCTACCTCACGGTGTGGCGGTCCGGGAGCACCCGGCCGGGAACGTCGAACCTCAACTTCCGGGCCGGGCAGACCATCGCGAACATGGTGCTGGTCCGGGTCGGCGCCGTGGGCGGCATCGAGGTGTTCAACGGCTCCAGCGGCAGCGTGCAGGTGGTCGTGGACGTCACCGGGTACACCCGATCCGGGACACCGACCGCATCCGGCGCGGTGGTGCCGGTGCCGCCGACCCGGATCGTCGATTCCCGCGTCGGTCGACAATTGGCCGGGCCGGTCCCGGCGTTGGCGGCGAAGGACGTGCAGATCGGCGGTCGGGGCGGGATCCCACCCGCGGTGGCCGGAGTGGTCGCGACGGTCACCGTGGTCAACCCGCAACGAGCGGGGTATCTGACCGTGTGGCCGTCGAACAGTCCGCGGCCGAAGGCGTCGAACGTGAACTTCCAGGCCGGGGAGAACATCGCCCTCCTGGTCATCGTGCCGGTCAGCGCCGGCTCCGCGCTGCGGGTGTTCAACGGGTCCGCCGGCACCGTTGGCGTCATCATCGACGTCGCCGGGTATTTGGTGCCCGGGAACCCGACCGCGGCCGGCACCCTGTTGTCGGCGACTCCGAGCAGGATCGCTGACTCACGCATCCTTCTCCAGTTCGCCCGCCCGGCAGCCGCTCGGGACACGGTCGCGGTGACGGTCACCGGGCCCGGCAGCGTGGCGGCCTCGGTGGCTCTGACGGTGACCGTGGTTGCCCCGCAGGCCTCTGGGTACCTCACCGTGTGGCCGTCCGGCACCAGCCGGCCGGCTGCATCGACCCTGAACTTCCGGGCCGGGCGGAACATCGCGGCCACGGTTGTCGTCCCGATCGGCCCTGACGGAAAGGTCCAGCTGTTCAACGGCTCGAACTCGACCGTGCACCTGGTCGTCGACACCAACGGCTACACCCTCGCCCGCGCCACCCCCAGCAATGGCCGGGTCTGGGCGTGGGGTGCCGGGTTCAACGGTCTGCTGGGCAACGGCAGTACCGCCGACAAGCTGGTGCCGGGACCGGTGTTCGGGCTGGGTGACGTCACGGCCGTCACCGCCGGTTTCACCACCGTCTACGCCCTGCGGGGGGACGGCACCGTGTGGACGTGGGGTCCGGCGGTGGGCACCGGCATCACGGCTGACACCTCGGTGCCCGAACAGGTTCCCGGGCTAAGCGGCATAGCGGCTGTCGCGGGCGGTTTCGACACCGGGTACGCGGTCCGCGAGGACGGCACCGTGTGGGCCTGGGGTGCGGGCTCCGCCGGTCAACTGGGCAACGGAGGGACCGCGGACAGTGCAGTGCCGGTGCGGGTTTCCGGGTTGACCGACGTCACCGCGGTGGCCGCCGGTGGCGTCAACACCGCGTACGCACTGCGCGGGGACGGCACGGTGTGGGCGTGGGGCTCAGGCGGACTCGGTCAACTCGGCAACGCAAGGACCGCGGACAGTGCGGTGCCGGTGCGGGTTTCCGGGTTGACTCACGTCACCGCGGTGGCCGGTGGCTGGTTCAACGGGTACGCCGTCGAGAGCGACGGGACGGTCTGGGCCTGGGGCTCGGGAAGTTCCGGGGCGTTGGGCAACGGGCGCACCGCCGTGGCCCTGGTGCCGGTGAAGGTGACCGGCCTGTCGAACGTCACTGCCCTTGCCGCCGGGTTCGCCACCGGGTACGCGGTCCGCGGTGACGGCACAGTGTGGGCTTGGGGAGCAGGCACCGACGGTGCGCTGGGCAACGGAAGCACCGCCAGCACCCTTGTGCCCGTCCAGGTGTCCGGGCTCCGGGATGCCACCGCGGTCGCCGCGGTCGGCGGCACAGCCCTCCTCGCAACCGGCAACAACGCCTACGCGCTCCGCGGCAACGGCACCGTCATGGCCTGGGGAGCCGGCGGGCAGCTGGGTAACGGAGGTACCGGCGGCAGCCGGGTGCCCGTGCCGGTCTCGGCGCTGACGACCGCCACCCGCATCGCCGCCGGTCCGTTCGACGGTTTCGCCGTCACCCGCTGA
- a CDS encoding arginine repressor, whose protein sequence is MTTSNVTRAGGAAGGSGNVPATKAARHGRITDLIRDSAIRSQGELMALLEAEGLHTTQATLSRDLEELGALKLRGVDGGAPVYVIPEDGSPRPMAGGTSRLARLFSELLLSHDASGNLVVLRTPPGAAQFLASAIDRAALVDVIGTIAGDDTILVVARAGLSGEELGRQLAALAQGATD, encoded by the coding sequence ATGACGACCAGCAACGTCACCCGGGCCGGCGGGGCGGCCGGCGGCTCCGGGAACGTCCCGGCCACCAAGGCGGCCCGGCACGGCCGGATCACCGACCTGATCCGGGACAGCGCCATCCGCAGCCAGGGAGAGTTGATGGCCCTGCTGGAGGCGGAGGGCCTGCACACCACGCAGGCCACGCTCTCTCGTGATCTGGAGGAGCTCGGCGCGCTCAAGCTCCGCGGTGTCGACGGTGGGGCGCCGGTCTACGTCATCCCGGAGGACGGTTCCCCCCGCCCGATGGCCGGAGGGACGTCCAGGCTGGCCCGGCTGTTCAGCGAGCTGCTGCTCTCCCATGACGCGTCCGGCAACCTGGTCGTGCTCCGCACGCCACCCGGAGCGGCGCAGTTCCTGGCCTCGGCCATCGACCGGGCCGCCCTGGTCGACGTCATCGGCACCATCGCCGGGGACGACACCATCCTGGTGGTGGCCCGCGCCGGGCTCAGCGGCGAGGAGCTCGGTCGGCAGCTCGCGGCTTTGGCCCAGGGCGCGACCGACTGA
- the argB gene encoding acetylglutamate kinase — protein MEPRNTADLSDAAERAAVLADALPWLRQFAGALVVVKYGGNAMTDDALKQAFAADMVFLRTVGLRPVIVHGGGPQISSMLKRLGMAGEFRGGFRVTTPETMDVVRMVLVGQVGRELVGLINKHGPLAVGMSGEDAGLFTAARRTVAVDGVETDIGLVGDVVDVNPGAVLDLLDAGRIPVISTVAPDIDGLVHNVNADTAAAALAIALNASKLVMLTDVEGLYSNWPDRSSLLSRISVSALEKMLPRLESGMVPKMEGCLRAVRGGVAAAHVIDGRVPHAVLLEIVTTQGIGTMVVPDKETST, from the coding sequence CTGGAACCCCGCAACACCGCCGACCTGAGCGACGCCGCCGAACGGGCCGCGGTGCTGGCCGATGCCCTGCCCTGGCTGCGGCAGTTCGCCGGGGCGTTGGTCGTCGTCAAGTACGGCGGGAACGCGATGACCGACGATGCGCTCAAGCAGGCGTTCGCGGCGGACATGGTCTTCCTGCGCACCGTCGGGCTGCGTCCGGTCATCGTGCACGGCGGCGGACCTCAGATCTCGTCGATGCTCAAGCGGCTCGGTATGGCCGGTGAGTTCCGGGGCGGTTTCCGCGTCACCACCCCCGAGACCATGGACGTGGTGCGGATGGTGCTGGTCGGGCAGGTCGGCCGCGAGTTGGTCGGGCTGATCAACAAGCACGGGCCGCTGGCCGTGGGCATGTCCGGTGAGGACGCCGGGCTGTTCACCGCGGCCCGGCGCACGGTCGCCGTCGACGGCGTCGAGACAGACATCGGGTTGGTCGGCGACGTGGTCGACGTCAACCCGGGCGCCGTCCTCGACCTGCTGGACGCGGGCCGGATCCCGGTGATCTCCACTGTCGCCCCGGACATCGACGGCTTGGTGCACAACGTCAACGCCGACACAGCGGCGGCCGCCCTGGCCATCGCCCTGAACGCGTCGAAGCTGGTGATGCTGACCGACGTCGAGGGTCTGTACTCGAACTGGCCCGACCGGTCCTCGCTGCTGTCACGGATCTCGGTGTCCGCGCTCGAGAAGATGTTGCCCAGACTGGAGTCCGGCATGGTGCCCAAGATGGAGGGGTGCCTGCGCGCCGTGCGGGGCGGTGTCGCCGCGGCCCATGTGATCGACGGCCGCGTACCGCACGCCGTCCTGCTGGAAATCGTGACCACCCAAGGCATCGGCACCATGGTGGTGCCCGACAAGGAGACGTCGACATGA
- the argC gene encoding N-acetyl-gamma-glutamyl-phosphate reductase, which produces MTEKTYRVAVAGASGYAGGEILRLLLAHPQVEIGALTANASAGDRLAVHQPHLWPLADRILEPTTAETLAGHDVVFLALPHGHSHQVAAELGPDVVVIDCGADHRLTDPAAWAKFYGGDHPGSWPYGMPELPGGRARLEGVKRVAVPGCYPTAASLALAPALAAGLVEADVVVVAASGTSGAGKSLKTNLLASEVIGSASAYGVGGVHRHTPEMIQNLTAAAGTPVSVSFTPVLVPMSRGILSTCSAVIKPGVTESEIRQAYETAYGAEPFVHLLPEGQWPTTGAVTGANTLLLQLAVDTDAHRLVVVAAVDNLTKGTGGAAVQCLNLALGLPETTGLSTVGVAP; this is translated from the coding sequence ATGACTGAGAAGACCTACCGCGTGGCCGTGGCCGGCGCCAGCGGTTACGCCGGAGGAGAGATCCTCCGCTTGTTGCTGGCCCACCCGCAGGTCGAGATCGGCGCGCTCACCGCCAACGCCAGCGCGGGCGACCGCCTGGCGGTCCATCAGCCGCACCTCTGGCCGCTGGCCGACCGGATCCTCGAGCCGACCACCGCCGAGACCCTGGCCGGGCACGACGTGGTGTTCCTGGCCCTGCCGCACGGCCACTCCCACCAGGTGGCGGCCGAACTCGGCCCGGACGTCGTCGTCATCGACTGCGGGGCCGACCACCGGCTCACCGACCCGGCAGCGTGGGCCAAGTTCTACGGCGGCGACCACCCCGGTTCCTGGCCGTACGGCATGCCCGAACTGCCGGGCGGCCGGGCCAGACTGGAGGGCGTCAAGCGCGTCGCCGTTCCCGGCTGTTACCCGACGGCCGCGTCGCTGGCGCTGGCGCCCGCCCTGGCCGCCGGTCTGGTCGAAGCCGACGTCGTGGTGGTCGCCGCCTCCGGTACGTCAGGGGCCGGGAAGTCACTCAAGACGAACCTGCTGGCGTCCGAGGTCATCGGCTCGGCCAGCGCCTACGGTGTCGGCGGCGTGCACCGGCATACCCCGGAGATGATCCAGAACCTGACCGCCGCGGCCGGAACCCCGGTCTCGGTCAGCTTCACCCCGGTCCTGGTGCCGATGTCCAGGGGCATCCTGTCCACCTGCAGCGCCGTCATCAAGCCCGGAGTCACCGAGAGCGAGATTCGTCAGGCCTACGAAACCGCCTACGGTGCCGAGCCTTTCGTGCATCTACTGCCCGAGGGTCAATGGCCGACGACCGGTGCCGTGACGGGCGCGAACACGTTGCTGCTGCAGCTCGCGGTCGACACCGACGCGCACCGGCTGGTCGTGGTGGCCGCCGTGGACAATCTGACCAAGGGCACCGGCGGCGCCGCCGTGCAGTGCCTCAACCTGGCCCTCGGACTGCCCGAGACGACCGGCCTTTCGACCGTGGGAGTGGCGCCGTGA
- the argF gene encoding ornithine carbamoyltransferase — MIRHYLKDDDLSPQELIALLDTADQFKADRHGFKPLAGKSVAAVFEKNSTRTRLSFEVGISQLGGQPVMIDGRTSQLGREETIEDTSRVLSRYVDAVAIRTFAQRRINALASVSTVPVINALTDEYHPCQVLADLQTIRERFGRLKGLTLTYLGDGANNMSHSLMLGGANAGLHVRVSSPVGFDPQPDILLAAKERAALTGGSIHLITDPTEAVTGSDVLVTDTWTSMGQENDGLDRIGPFRPYQINRALLAQANAEAIVLHCLPAHRGFEITDEVLDGPSSAVWDEAENRLHAQKALLAFLIGLTRS; from the coding sequence ATGATCCGGCACTATCTCAAGGACGACGACCTCTCGCCGCAGGAGCTGATCGCCCTGCTCGACACGGCCGACCAGTTCAAGGCCGACCGTCACGGGTTCAAACCGCTGGCCGGCAAGTCGGTGGCCGCCGTCTTCGAGAAGAACTCGACCCGGACCCGTCTGTCGTTCGAGGTCGGTATCAGCCAGCTCGGTGGCCAGCCGGTGATGATCGACGGCCGGACATCGCAGTTGGGTCGCGAGGAGACCATCGAGGACACCTCGCGGGTGCTGTCCCGGTATGTCGACGCCGTGGCCATCCGGACCTTCGCCCAGCGTCGCATCAACGCCCTGGCCAGCGTCTCCACCGTCCCGGTGATCAACGCGCTGACCGACGAATACCACCCGTGCCAGGTGCTGGCCGACCTGCAGACCATCCGGGAACGCTTCGGGCGGCTCAAGGGGCTGACCCTGACCTACCTCGGTGACGGCGCCAACAACATGTCCCACTCGCTGATGCTCGGCGGCGCCAACGCGGGTCTGCACGTGCGGGTGTCGTCGCCGGTCGGGTTCGACCCGCAGCCGGACATCCTGCTCGCCGCCAAGGAGCGGGCCGCGCTCACCGGCGGCTCCATCCACCTGATCACCGACCCGACGGAAGCGGTGACCGGATCGGACGTGCTGGTCACCGACACCTGGACCTCGATGGGCCAGGAAAACGACGGGCTGGACCGCATCGGACCGTTCCGGCCGTACCAGATCAACCGCGCCCTGCTGGCCCAGGCCAACGCGGAAGCGATTGTGCTGCACTGCCTTCCGGCCCACCGCGGTTTCGAGATCACCGACGAGGTGCTGGACGGACCGTCGTCGGCGGTGTGGGACGAGGCCGAGAACCGGTTGCACGCGCAGAAGGCCCTGCTGGCCTTCCTGATCGGTCTCACGAGATCCTGA
- the argJ gene encoding bifunctional glutamate N-acetyltransferase/amino-acid acetyltransferase ArgJ, with protein MTTENQGVTAPKGFRAAGVTAGLKPSGKPDIALVLNDGPIRNAAGVFTGNRVKAAPVRWCEQIFGGTGGFSPAIAAVVLNSGGANACTGPAGYADTVATAEHLAAALDVGSTQIAVCSTGLIGERLPMDKILTGSTAAVAALHEQGGVDAAVAIMTTDTVPKQVVVAAGGFTVGGMAKGAGMLAPALATMLVVVTTDAVADNHALDTALRAATRVSFDRLDSDGAMSTNDTVLLLASGASGVQPSQEVLTAAVTRACQDLANQLLADAEGATKEISIEVVHAASEDDAVEVGRVVARNSLVKTAFFGGDANWGRILAAVGTSRAAFDPDQIDVAINGVWICKQGSTGEDRSLVDLAGRKAHVVIDLHAGVETATILTNDLSHAYVHENSAYST; from the coding sequence GTGACGACCGAGAACCAGGGCGTCACCGCCCCCAAGGGCTTCCGGGCCGCCGGCGTGACGGCCGGGCTCAAGCCCTCGGGCAAGCCGGACATCGCCCTCGTCCTCAACGACGGTCCGATCCGCAACGCGGCCGGTGTGTTCACCGGCAACCGGGTGAAGGCCGCCCCGGTCCGCTGGTGCGAGCAGATCTTCGGCGGCACCGGCGGTTTCAGCCCGGCGATCGCCGCTGTGGTCCTGAACTCCGGCGGCGCCAACGCCTGCACCGGCCCGGCCGGCTACGCCGACACGGTGGCCACCGCCGAGCATCTGGCCGCCGCCCTCGACGTCGGGTCCACCCAGATCGCGGTCTGCTCCACCGGCCTCATCGGCGAGCGGCTGCCGATGGACAAGATCCTCACCGGCTCCACCGCCGCCGTCGCGGCTCTGCACGAGCAGGGCGGTGTCGATGCGGCGGTCGCGATCATGACCACCGACACCGTCCCCAAGCAGGTCGTCGTCGCGGCCGGAGGCTTCACCGTCGGCGGCATGGCCAAGGGAGCCGGCATGCTCGCGCCCGCCCTGGCCACCATGCTGGTCGTGGTCACCACCGACGCGGTGGCCGACAACCACGCTCTGGACACCGCTCTCCGGGCCGCGACCCGGGTGTCGTTCGACCGCCTGGACTCCGACGGCGCCATGTCCACCAACGACACGGTGCTGCTGCTGGCCTCCGGCGCCTCCGGCGTTCAGCCGAGCCAGGAGGTCCTGACCGCCGCCGTCACCCGGGCCTGTCAGGACCTGGCCAACCAGCTGCTGGCCGACGCCGAGGGGGCCACCAAGGAGATCTCGATCGAGGTCGTCCACGCGGCCTCCGAGGATGACGCCGTCGAGGTCGGGCGAGTCGTCGCCCGCAACTCACTGGTCAAGACCGCGTTCTTCGGCGGCGACGCCAACTGGGGCCGGATCCTGGCCGCGGTCGGCACCAGCCGGGCCGCGTTCGACCCCGACCAGATCGACGTGGCCATCAACGGAGTCTGGATCTGCAAGCAGGGGTCCACCGGTGAGGACCGCTCTCTGGTCGACCTGGCCGGTCGCAAGGCCCACGTCGTCATCGACCTGCACGCCGGAGTCGAGACGGCCACCATCCTGACCAACGACCTCTCCCACGCCTACGTCCACGAGAACTCGGCGTACTCGACGTGA
- a CDS encoding acetylornithine transaminase yields the protein MTSAASNPKSGNTIAADRWSGALMSNFGVPQVELVSGSGAVVVDADGKQYLDLLGGIAVNSLGHAHPAVVKAVCGQIATLGHVSNFFTHPNVLELAEKLIHLTGADDAKVLFCNSGAEANEAAFKMARLTGRPRIIAAEGAFHGRTMGALALTGQPGKRAPFEPMPAGVEFVPYGDVDALRAAVDETVAAVFLEPILGEAGVQPAPDGYLAAAREITSATGTLLVLDEVQTGVGRTGQWFAHQSAGIKPDVITLAKGLGGGLPIGAVIGLGAAGRLLSPGQHGSTFAGNPVCAAAALAVLDTIESHKLLDHVDALGKHLSTAIEDLDHPLVDHVRGAGLLLGVVLTRDISAAAAKAAMDAGFIINAPAPSVLRLAPPLILTTEQADSFVTALPAILDAAARAADSQKEASK from the coding sequence ATGACGAGCGCAGCATCGAACCCCAAGAGCGGCAACACGATCGCCGCTGACCGCTGGTCCGGCGCGCTGATGAGCAACTTCGGCGTCCCCCAGGTCGAACTGGTCTCCGGTTCCGGCGCGGTCGTCGTCGACGCCGACGGCAAGCAGTACCTGGACCTGCTGGGCGGCATCGCCGTCAACTCCCTGGGCCACGCCCATCCGGCCGTGGTGAAGGCGGTCTGCGGACAGATCGCCACCCTGGGCCACGTCTCCAACTTCTTCACTCACCCCAACGTGCTGGAGCTGGCCGAGAAGCTGATCCACCTCACCGGCGCGGACGACGCGAAGGTGCTGTTCTGTAACTCCGGCGCGGAGGCCAACGAGGCCGCCTTCAAGATGGCCCGGCTGACCGGACGGCCACGCATCATCGCCGCCGAGGGCGCGTTCCACGGCCGCACCATGGGAGCCCTGGCCCTGACCGGCCAGCCCGGCAAACGGGCGCCGTTCGAACCGATGCCGGCCGGCGTCGAATTCGTTCCCTACGGCGACGTCGACGCCCTGCGCGCGGCCGTCGACGAGACGGTGGCGGCGGTCTTCCTGGAACCCATCCTGGGTGAGGCCGGGGTGCAGCCGGCGCCCGACGGCTATCTGGCCGCGGCCCGCGAGATCACCAGTGCCACCGGCACTCTGCTCGTCCTGGACGAGGTGCAGACCGGCGTCGGCCGGACCGGCCAGTGGTTCGCCCACCAGAGCGCCGGCATCAAGCCGGACGTGATCACCCTGGCCAAGGGCCTCGGCGGCGGTCTGCCGATCGGCGCCGTCATCGGCCTCGGCGCCGCCGGCAGGTTGCTGTCCCCGGGCCAGCATGGATCGACCTTCGCCGGCAACCCGGTCTGCGCCGCCGCCGCCCTGGCCGTCCTCGACACCATCGAGAGCCACAAACTCCTCGACCACGTCGATGCCCTTGGTAAACATCTCTCGACCGCGATCGAGGACCTCGACCACCCGCTGGTGGACCACGTCCGCGGCGCCGGCCTGCTGCTGGGCGTGGTGCTGACCCGGGACATCTCGGCCGCGGCGGCGAAGGCCGCCATGGACGCCGGTTTCATCATCAATGCGCCGGCCCCGTCGGTACTGCGCCTTGCTCCGCCCCTGATCCTGACCACCGAGCAGGCCGACTCGTTCGTCACCGCGCTGCCCGCCATCCTCGACGCCGCCGCCCGGGCCGCCGACAGCCAGAAAGAAGCCAGCAAATGA